A stretch of Tenrec ecaudatus isolate mTenEca1 chromosome 2, mTenEca1.hap1, whole genome shotgun sequence DNA encodes these proteins:
- the LOC142440302 gene encoding olfactory receptor 2T11-like, whose amino-acid sequence MRRGNNTSTTDLIFLGLFPNMGNISCFIYIIFLSYIITLFGNTTLILLIWVDSRLHTPMYLLISQLSVMDLVLISTTVPKMVTDFWVKRKKISQIACGVQMLFYITVTGSECILLTLMSYDRYAAVCNPLRYSVIMTPRVCLQMSALSWVVGFLHSLVHTVYVMHLPVCDSREIHHFFCELLATLRLSCDDTSVYEMILFVTGIVFILIPFGLILTSYSLIFLSVFRMNSQKGKKKALATCSSHLTVVSLYLGSGFFFLMVPPTMYSVELSQAMSLFYNILTPMLNPIIYSLRNKEVVGALRKLLALG is encoded by the coding sequence ATGAGAAGAGGAAATAACACATCAACCACAGACCTCATTTTCCTTGGACTATTTCCTAATATGGGAAATATTAGCTGCTTCATCTACATCATTTTCCTGAGTTACATCATCACCCTCTTTGGAAATACCACCTTGATCCTACTAATTTGGGTTGATTCTCGACTCCACACTCCCATGTACTTACTTATCAGCCAACTTTCTGTCATGGATTTAGTTCTCATCTCCACCACTGTTCCTAAGATGGTCACTGACTTCTGGGTGAAGAGGAAAAAGATCTCACAGATAGCCTGTGGGGTGCAGATGCTATTTTACATAACTGTAACAGGATCAGAATGTATCCTCTTGACTCTGATGTCCTATGATCGCTATGCTGCTGTCTGCAACCCACTGAGGTACTCAGTCATTATGACCCCCAGAGTCTGCCTGCAGATGTCTGCTTTGTCCTGGGTAGTAGGATTTCTACATTCCTTAGTCCACACAGTGTATGTGATGCACTTACCAGTCTGTGACTCTAGGGAGATTCATCACTTCTTCTGTGAACTCTTAGCTACCTTGAGACTGTCCTGTGATGACACTTCTGTGTATGAAATGATTTTGTTTGTCACGGGAATAGTTTTCATCCTCATTCCCTTTGGCCTCATTCTGACCTCCTACAGCCTCATTTTCTTGAGTGTCTTCCGTATGAATTCTCAGAAGGGGAAGAAAAAGGCTCTGGCTACTTGCTCCTCCCACCTCACAGTGGTAAGTCTCTATCTAGGTTCAGGCTTCTTTTTCCTCATGGTACCTCCAACAATGTACTCAGTGGAGCTAAGTCAGGCTATGTCCCTGTTCTACAATATCCTCACCCCTATGTTGAACCCCATTATCTACAGTCTGAGGAACAAGGAAGTGGTGGGGGCCCTAAGAAAACTCCTGGCACTTGGATAG